The genomic segment TCTTGGTTCAAGTAACTCTATTTCTTTGGGCATTGGCGTTGATCCTGTGTGGATGTCAGTCAAGGTCAATAATGTCGCTAATACAAGCCAAGACTATCGCTTATCAGTAGAAACGCCATGGATTGATTATATTGATACTTGGCTGATTAAAGATGGGCAGGTAATCAAACATATTGCTGGTGGCGATGCTTTTAGTTTCGATACTAGGCCAATGCAGTATCGCTTTTACGCTTTCGAACATGCCTATTTACCTGGCGTCACTGACATTATTATGCGGGTTGAAACGAAAGGTCCAATGGCGCTACCTGTGCAATTTAATAGTGTAGAAAATGCGATAAATCGCGACATTGTCAGTGGTTATCAGTATGGCGCGTTATACGGAATTATGGTGGCGCTAGCATTATATAATATAGTGCTATTTGTGTTTATTCGTCAGCGTGAATATGGCTTATATGGTTTGTACCTGTTGGGCTTTGTTTTAAATAGCTTGTCTTATACTGGTCAGTTGCACACGATTATTACCTATGATTTTGGGCCTTATTTCCAAGATTGGCTCGATATCTTTTTAATGATCACTTATAGCGTTGCAGGGTTACATTTTGCAAGATCGCTACTGCACACCAAAGAATATGCACCAAGATTAGATAAATTTGTATTGCGTACAACGCTGTATATTCCGCTAGGGATGTTAATTGGCTTTGTATTTAACCAACTATTTTTTTCGATGGTGTTGGCATTTATCTTAAACACCTGTTTTGTCATGTTATTTATCGCCATGGGGGTAAAAGCATTGCAAGCACAAAAGCCATTTGCGGTTCTTTTCATTTTATCTTCGGTGACTGCCGCGGTGTGTATAACCATTTCAACACTCGCTGTTGCAGGCGTGTTAGTGCCTTATAACGATTACACGTTTAAAGCGATTGAAGTGGGTATGGCATTCGAAGCAATTTTACTGGCATCCATTTTGGCAAGGCAGTTTAGAATAGCGCAAATTGACAAGTTGATAGCTGAAAAATATGCCCGCACGGATCCATTGACTGAACTGAATAATCGACGTGGTTTTAAAGTGCTTACAGAGTTAACTTGGCCAAACATTGTCGATACTCAACGTAATATCTCAGTTGCTCTCATTGATATTGATTTCTTTAAAAAAGTAAATGATGAGTATGGGCATAGTAAAGGCGATGAAGTATTAAAAAAAGTGGCGAAAGCCATTGCTGAAACATCAAGAGAAGGCGATATCTCAGCCCGCTGGGGAGGTGAGGAGTTTATTGTATTTTTACCTGATACCACACGAGATGGCGCTATTATGCATGCAGAAAGAATACGTGAGGCTATTGAGGCCATTTCATTTACGGGAATTGATTGCGAATTAATGTTAACTGCAAGTATTGGTGTTGCTGGTAGCGTCGCTGCTCGATTTGAGGATGAATCAATTAATCACGACACCCTTGAGGTTATGATAAAAAATGCCGATAGGGCACTTTATATTGCAAAGCAAGATGGTAAAAACCAAGTTAGAGTGGTGAGTTAATGGTCACCTCTGTCATTCCGATTAAGTTCATTGATGAATTCTTAAACTTATAAATCAAACTCTTACCCTAATGATGAAGTTCAGCACACCTCAGTGCTAGGTCAATCTTCATATTGAAACGCCTTAATATAAAATGTAAGCGCATTAAATTAATACCTAAGTTACAACAAAATTAATTGTTGAAAATTTTTGTAATGGTAGAATGCGCCCCACGAGCCACATGGCAATTTTCCCGATATTTTTCACTTCACATTAGAGCCGCTATGAAACGGATTTTATTACTCACTTTATTGGCATTTTCGAGTGCTACTCTTGCTGTTGAGCCATTAATCGATACACCAGAAGACATGGAGCCGACTTGGGTCGATGATATCTTGTCGATAT from the Shewanella japonica genome contains:
- a CDS encoding sensor domain-containing diguanylate cyclase codes for the protein MILFYSVMSLFISFTLHADTIEIPSFSKGSVGKHAAYFRERDGKLSLTEARQQFQTTELSLGSSNSISLGIGVDPVWMSVKVNNVANTSQDYRLSVETPWIDYIDTWLIKDGQVIKHIAGGDAFSFDTRPMQYRFYAFEHAYLPGVTDIIMRVETKGPMALPVQFNSVENAINRDIVSGYQYGALYGIMVALALYNIVLFVFIRQREYGLYGLYLLGFVLNSLSYTGQLHTIITYDFGPYFQDWLDIFLMITYSVAGLHFARSLLHTKEYAPRLDKFVLRTTLYIPLGMLIGFVFNQLFFSMVLAFILNTCFVMLFIAMGVKALQAQKPFAVLFILSSVTAAVCITISTLAVAGVLVPYNDYTFKAIEVGMAFEAILLASILARQFRIAQIDKLIAEKYARTDPLTELNNRRGFKVLTELTWPNIVDTQRNISVALIDIDFFKKVNDEYGHSKGDEVLKKVAKAIAETSREGDISARWGGEEFIVFLPDTTRDGAIMHAERIREAIEAISFTGIDCELMLTASIGVAGSVAARFEDESINHDTLEVMIKNADRALYIAKQDGKNQVRVVS